One part of the Thiothrix nivea DSM 5205 genome encodes these proteins:
- a CDS encoding acyl carrier protein, which produces MNEITERLKHIIANELDVNVSEDSIQEDDSLLEGGVGLDSVAVMEFISIIEEKFAFEFSDDELGMEPFQSLNTLSAFVAGKMSAAAA; this is translated from the coding sequence ATGAACGAAATAACTGAGCGCCTCAAACACATTATCGCCAACGAACTGGATGTCAATGTTAGTGAAGACAGCATCCAGGAAGATGACAGCCTGTTGGAAGGTGGTGTCGGCCTGGATTCGGTCGCCGTCATGGAATTCATCAGTATTATCGAAGAAAAATTTGCCTTTGAATTTTCCGATGACGAGCTGGGCATGGAGCCATTCCAGAGCCTGAATACACTGAGCGCGTTTGTTGCTGGCAAAATGTCTGCCGCCGCCGCTTAA